From Paracoccus suum, the proteins below share one genomic window:
- a CDS encoding phosphatidate cytidylyltransferase, with protein sequence MTSANGDLLRLLAGVAAILVSASLIGWLLARRAPAGSPDATIINLNDRIRAWWAMVIVLGIAFLLGRTGVVLLFALLSFAALREFMTLTNAGRADHWTLATAFFVVLPLQYWLIWDDRYGIFSIFIPVYAFLLLPMLSAVRGQTQGFLIRVAEVQWALMICVYCASHVPALLFLDIPGYAGRSVLLIAFLVVVVQSSDVLQYIWGKLAGRRKVAPSLSPSKTVEGTIGGVLSATLVGAALWWITPFSPLKAAAMALVISLMGFAGGLVMSAIKRDRGVKDWGHGIPGHGGFIDRLDSVVFAAPIFFHLTRYFWSVA encoded by the coding sequence ATGACCTCCGCCAACGGCGATCTGCTGCGCCTGCTGGCAGGTGTTGCCGCTATCCTGGTCAGCGCCTCGCTGATCGGCTGGCTGCTGGCCCGGCGCGCGCCGGCGGGAAGCCCGGACGCGACCATCATCAACCTCAACGACCGCATCCGCGCCTGGTGGGCGATGGTGATTGTGCTCGGGATCGCCTTTCTGCTCGGCCGGACGGGCGTCGTGCTGCTGTTCGCGCTGCTCTCCTTTGCCGCACTGCGCGAGTTCATGACGCTGACCAATGCCGGTCGCGCCGATCACTGGACGCTCGCCACGGCGTTTTTCGTTGTCCTGCCGTTGCAATACTGGCTGATCTGGGACGACCGCTACGGCATCTTTTCGATCTTCATCCCGGTCTACGCGTTCCTGCTGTTGCCGATGCTGTCCGCGGTCCGTGGCCAAACGCAGGGATTTTTGATCCGCGTGGCTGAGGTGCAGTGGGCGCTGATGATCTGCGTCTATTGCGCGAGCCATGTGCCGGCGCTGCTTTTTCTCGATATTCCCGGCTACGCGGGACGCAGTGTGCTGCTGATCGCGTTCCTGGTCGTCGTCGTGCAGTCGAGCGACGTGCTGCAATACATCTGGGGCAAACTCGCGGGTCGGCGAAAGGTCGCGCCGTCGCTGTCGCCTTCCAAGACCGTCGAGGGCACCATTGGCGGCGTCCTCAGCGCCACACTGGTGGGCGCGGCTCTTTGGTGGATCACCCCCTTTTCGCCCTTGAAGGCCGCCGCAATGGCCCTTGTCATTTCGCTGATGGGATTTGCCGGAGGGCTGGTGATGTCGGCGATCAAGCGCGACCGCGGCGTCAAGGACTGGGGCCACGGCATTCCCGGGCACGGCGGCTTTATCGACCGACTCGATTCCGTGGTCTTCGCTGCGCCGATCTTCTTTCACCTGACGCGCTATTTCTGGTCGGTGGCGTGA
- a CDS encoding CDP-alcohol phosphatidyltransferase family protein: MEGGRRPLKSRATGWAAALTRALARTSLTPNQISAAGVVAAALSGAAFMGHASTVGAARVALLILAAGFVQLRLLCNLLDGMVAVEAGRGSADGRFWNEFTDRLGDLLILGGVGFGIGQPALGFACVAAAFLTAYIRELGVTCGAPADFRGPMAKPHRMALITVAAIVAAFEPVWSGKGGLLQAALWLLLVGTVLTAVRRVVFIIGTLRRGAGGSDLY; encoded by the coding sequence ATGGAGGGTGGACGGCGGCCCCTGAAAAGTCGCGCGACCGGATGGGCCGCGGCCCTGACGCGGGCCCTGGCCCGCACCTCGCTTACGCCGAACCAGATCTCGGCCGCGGGCGTCGTAGCCGCCGCACTCTCTGGCGCGGCCTTCATGGGCCATGCGTCGACAGTCGGCGCGGCGCGCGTGGCGCTGCTAATCCTCGCCGCAGGCTTTGTGCAGTTGCGGCTGCTCTGCAACCTGCTGGATGGAATGGTGGCGGTCGAGGCCGGTCGGGGCAGCGCCGACGGCCGCTTCTGGAACGAGTTCACCGACCGCCTCGGCGATCTGTTGATCCTCGGCGGCGTCGGATTCGGAATCGGTCAACCGGCACTGGGCTTTGCCTGCGTGGCGGCGGCTTTCCTGACCGCCTACATCCGCGAGCTTGGCGTCACCTGCGGCGCGCCCGCCGATTTCCGTGGCCCGATGGCCAAGCCGCACCGTATGGCGCTGATCACCGTGGCCGCGATTGTCGCGGCGTTCGAGCCAGTGTGGAGCGGCAAGGGCGGGTTGCTGCAGGCGGCACTGTGGTTGCTGTTGGTGGGGACCGTGCTGACCGCGGTGCGTCGCGTCGTGTTTATCATCGGAACCCTGCGGAGAGGAGCGGGCGGCTCCGACTTGTACTAA
- a CDS encoding ABC transporter substrate-binding protein has translation MSRIFPLLFSAAVLIPAVSYAAPPADTIVVGLSADASTFETAEIRSADNMNIAQYLFTTLTQIGHVGTIQPRLAKDWTISEDGRVLTFNLPEGRTCEDGEALTADDVAWSYNRAADPARKFAGNTPGFVYTSMKFEKAEAVDDDTVAIHIAERNPMALGFTSQVFIHCREGMEKRTDDQIAREPISSAEYRMVEWSPNSQIVLEKRQDPGTFQKIVFRVIPEGSTRTAELLSGNVDIIANVPPDQVDAINASGVAKVQAVQGLRRMYVGFNQKDSFTGPDAEAFRKPEVRRALQYAVDVPAICKQLLNFECRRMTGPVNPPNDHPGLEPYPYDPAMTEKLLDEAGYPRGPDGVRLRTKLQSPRGRYLNDANVAQAVAAYLSEVGIETEVELLEWASVYTPLIRNHDAGPLFLLGSGGVLWSAVYDMAIMAQVDSGPNYTNWSDPAWFGRWDEMMAETDPARQRKIIEEMLEVFYKDGPWLQLYYQPDFYGVGKRIDWTARRDETIDLWDVKLAE, from the coding sequence GTGAGCCGTATTTTCCCGCTCCTTTTCTCTGCCGCCGTATTGATCCCGGCTGTTTCCTACGCTGCGCCCCCGGCGGATACGATTGTGGTCGGCCTTAGCGCCGATGCCAGCACCTTCGAGACGGCGGAAATCCGGTCCGCCGACAACATGAACATCGCCCAGTACCTGTTCACGACGCTGACCCAGATCGGCCATGTCGGCACAATCCAGCCGCGCCTGGCCAAGGACTGGACGATCAGCGAGGACGGGCGCGTTCTGACCTTCAACCTGCCTGAGGGTCGCACCTGCGAGGATGGCGAGGCGCTGACCGCTGATGATGTCGCATGGAGCTATAATCGCGCCGCCGATCCGGCCCGCAAGTTCGCGGGTAACACGCCAGGCTTTGTCTATACCTCGATGAAGTTCGAAAAAGCCGAGGCGGTGGACGACGACACCGTCGCGATCCACATCGCCGAGCGCAACCCGATGGCACTGGGCTTCACCTCGCAGGTGTTCATCCACTGCCGCGAGGGGATGGAAAAGCGCACTGACGATCAAATCGCCCGCGAGCCCATTTCCTCGGCCGAATATCGCATGGTCGAGTGGTCGCCGAACTCGCAGATCGTCCTCGAAAAACGACAGGACCCCGGCACGTTTCAGAAGATCGTGTTTCGCGTGATTCCAGAGGGATCGACGCGGACCGCGGAACTGCTGTCCGGTAATGTGGACATCATCGCCAATGTCCCGCCCGATCAGGTCGACGCCATCAACGCGAGCGGCGTAGCCAAGGTGCAAGCGGTCCAGGGCCTGCGGCGGATGTATGTCGGCTTTAACCAGAAGGACAGCTTCACCGGCCCCGACGCCGAGGCCTTTCGCAAGCCCGAGGTGCGGCGCGCGTTGCAATATGCGGTCGATGTGCCCGCGATCTGCAAGCAACTGCTGAACTTCGAATGCCGGCGCATGACCGGTCCGGTCAATCCTCCGAACGATCACCCGGGCCTCGAGCCCTATCCCTATGATCCCGCAATGACCGAGAAACTGCTGGACGAGGCCGGATATCCGCGCGGGCCGGACGGTGTGCGCCTGCGCACCAAGCTGCAATCGCCGCGCGGGCGATACCTGAACGACGCCAACGTGGCGCAGGCAGTCGCCGCCTATTTGAGCGAGGTGGGAATCGAAACCGAGGTCGAGCTGCTGGAATGGGCCTCGGTCTACACACCGCTGATCCGCAACCACGATGCCGGGCCGCTGTTCCTGCTCGGCTCGGGCGGCGTCTTGTGGAGCGCGGTGTACGACATGGCGATCATGGCACAGGTCGACAGCGGCCCGAACTACACCAACTGGTCCGACCCCGCCTGGTTCGGCCGCTGGGACGAGATGATGGCCGAGACCGATCCCGCCCGCCAACGCAAGATCATCGAGGAGATGCTCGAGGTCTTTTACAAGGACGGACCCTGGTTGCAGCTTTATTACCAGCCGGATTTTTACGGTGTTGGCAAGCGGATCGACTGGACCGCCCGCCGCGACGAAACGATCGACCTGTGGGACGTGAAGCTGGCCGAGTGA
- a CDS encoding M14 family metallopeptidase, translated as MNPPAIPFDRYYNYDEMTAHLHSLAQQYPKLMRLSSIAKSHRGRSVWLVELTNPETGPADEKPGFYIDAQIHAEEHATSATALYAIWHLLTGYGTDEEVTRLLDTQVFYILPRINPDGAEFSLTSPYHPWCGNGRFLPGEDRIDGLVPQDIDGDGFIAQMRVPDPKGEWKCSAADPDLMVQREPGEEGGTYFRLYPEGRIRNHDGLHVAIERGNDGNMNRNFPINWSPREYGAGEYPFSEPEAMGMGRLILDHPNICGMCAYHTHGGIILRPSMTRMDADMSPRDLALYKGLGKVGTRLTGYPVISTYEEFTPDKSKVRHGSLKDWVYEEMGIICFSTELWDIETEAGARKAGYYNLAPADDETAGVIQDWVKQNVGEQGFRPWRAVDHPELGPVEVGGMVYIWSYRNPPGHLLEDICRRNVLFNLRHAAAAPQVRIDELTSEALGADLHRVTAVVSNHGYLPTNLSDVAIANGVAKTVTVTIAGAPVEMNPQVADLGHLSGRNERATTWSPWGEQWSPVTKKAEWLVRGPGEITVTARSQKGGTSRATLRLE; from the coding sequence ATGAACCCGCCCGCAATACCCTTTGACCGCTATTACAACTACGACGAGATGACCGCCCATTTGCATTCGCTCGCCCAACAGTACCCTAAGCTGATGCGCCTCAGTTCGATCGCGAAGAGCCATCGCGGCAGGTCCGTCTGGCTGGTTGAATTGACCAACCCGGAAACGGGGCCGGCGGACGAAAAGCCAGGCTTTTACATCGACGCCCAGATCCATGCCGAGGAACATGCCACCTCGGCCACCGCGCTTTATGCCATCTGGCACCTGCTGACCGGCTACGGCACCGACGAGGAAGTGACGCGCCTTCTCGACACGCAAGTCTTTTACATCCTGCCCCGCATCAACCCGGACGGGGCCGAATTCTCGCTGACCAGCCCATATCACCCCTGGTGCGGTAACGGACGCTTTCTGCCGGGCGAGGACAGGATCGATGGCCTGGTGCCGCAGGACATCGACGGCGACGGCTTCATCGCCCAGATGCGCGTGCCTGACCCCAAGGGCGAATGGAAATGCAGCGCGGCCGACCCCGATCTGATGGTCCAGCGTGAGCCGGGGGAGGAAGGTGGAACCTACTTCCGCCTCTATCCCGAAGGCCGCATCCGCAACCATGACGGCCTGCACGTCGCGATCGAGCGCGGCAACGACGGCAACATGAACCGCAACTTTCCGATCAACTGGTCGCCACGGGAATACGGCGCGGGCGAGTATCCCTTCTCAGAGCCCGAGGCGATGGGCATGGGCAGGCTCATCCTCGATCATCCCAACATCTGCGGCATGTGCGCCTATCACACCCACGGCGGCATCATCCTGCGCCCCTCCATGACCCGAATGGACGCGGACATGAGCCCGCGCGATCTCGCGCTCTACAAGGGGCTAGGGAAGGTCGGCACGCGGCTGACCGGTTACCCCGTGATCTCGACCTACGAGGAATTTACGCCCGACAAGAGCAAGGTCCGCCATGGATCGCTGAAGGACTGGGTCTACGAGGAGATGGGGATAATCTGCTTCTCGACCGAGTTGTGGGATATCGAGACCGAGGCCGGCGCGCGCAAGGCCGGGTATTACAACCTCGCGCCAGCGGACGACGAAACCGCCGGGGTGATTCAGGACTGGGTCAAGCAGAACGTGGGCGAGCAGGGGTTTCGCCCCTGGCGCGCCGTGGACCATCCCGAACTCGGCCCGGTCGAGGTCGGCGGCATGGTCTATATCTGGAGCTATCGCAACCCGCCCGGCCATCTGCTGGAGGACATCTGCCGCCGCAATGTGCTGTTCAACCTGCGCCACGCCGCCGCCGCCCCGCAGGTGCGGATCGACGAACTGACATCCGAGGCGCTGGGCGCGGATTTGCATCGGGTGACGGCGGTGGTGTCGAACCACGGATATCTGCCGACCAATCTGTCTGACGTGGCCATCGCCAATGGCGTGGCCAAGACGGTGACCGTCACCATCGCGGGTGCACCCGTCGAGATGAACCCTCAGGTCGCGGACCTCGGGCATCTGTCGGGGCGCAACGAGCGCGCCACGACCTGGTCGCCATGGGGCGAGCAGTGGTCCCCGGTGACGAAAAAGGCGGAATGGCTGGTGCGCGGGCCGGGCGAGATCACTGTCACGGCACGCTCGCAAAAGGGGGGCACGAGCCGCGCAACCCTACGACTGGAGTAA
- a CDS encoding ABC transporter substrate-binding protein, producing the protein MICSSPPRVLLAASVAFASAAAPGHAAPAPDTLVIAQSVDIESLEPDMLNQAVSINVVSHIFGSLTAVTPEGEVVPYFATGWTWNEDGTELAFDIREGLTCEDGEVLDAEDVAYSLNRAADPANKFIGHTPGFIFGSIGFQGARAEGPHRAVMSLKGYSSTVPGMMSDAFIHCKDSYEKLSIADAATHPVASGPYKLVHWDKDQQVVLERNPTFTLEAPGFQRLVWRVIPEASSRVAELVAGNVDIAANVPPDQIEAVRSFDTADVEGVAGTRRMFVGFNFSDKFSGTPAGEAIKDKQVRHALNMAVDVPTICKQLLGTDCARMTGPANLGNPAVKPYPYDPEGAEKLLDEAGYKRGPDGVRFTAVMQGPTGRFLNDAQVQQAVAQYLSDIGVATTNELAPMNIFGTSAREHTAGPLYFIGQGGSTYSPIYDMSLFSSCDAPVNNGMWCNEEWTKRWEALKGIRDPADERKAVDEMLAIFADDAPWIFLYFQPDFYGVSNRIDWTPRRDESIDATTARLKG; encoded by the coding sequence ATGATCTGTTCTTCTCCACCACGCGTGTTACTCGCAGCGTCTGTGGCCTTTGCCTCGGCGGCTGCGCCCGGCCACGCCGCGCCCGCGCCCGACACACTCGTCATCGCGCAATCGGTCGATATCGAAAGCCTTGAGCCGGACATGCTGAATCAGGCGGTCTCGATCAACGTCGTCAGCCACATCTTCGGATCGCTGACCGCCGTCACGCCCGAGGGCGAGGTAGTGCCGTATTTCGCCACTGGCTGGACATGGAACGAGGACGGGACGGAGCTGGCCTTTGACATTCGCGAGGGGTTGACCTGCGAGGATGGCGAGGTGCTGGACGCCGAGGATGTCGCCTACTCGCTCAACCGCGCGGCTGATCCGGCCAACAAGTTCATCGGCCACACGCCGGGGTTCATCTTTGGATCGATCGGTTTTCAGGGCGCCCGCGCCGAGGGCCCGCATCGCGCGGTCATGAGCCTCAAGGGCTATTCCTCGACCGTGCCGGGGATGATGTCGGACGCGTTCATTCACTGCAAGGACAGCTACGAAAAACTGTCCATAGCCGACGCCGCAACCCATCCGGTGGCGAGCGGTCCCTACAAGCTTGTTCACTGGGACAAGGACCAGCAGGTCGTGCTGGAGCGGAATCCCACCTTTACGCTGGAAGCGCCGGGATTTCAGCGGCTGGTCTGGCGGGTGATCCCCGAAGCAAGCTCGCGGGTCGCCGAACTCGTCGCTGGCAACGTGGACATTGCCGCCAATGTGCCGCCCGACCAAATCGAGGCAGTACGTAGCTTTGACACAGCCGATGTTGAGGGCGTGGCCGGCACACGGCGCATGTTCGTGGGGTTCAACTTCTCGGACAAGTTCAGCGGCACTCCTGCGGGCGAGGCGATCAAGGACAAGCAGGTTCGGCACGCGCTGAACATGGCCGTGGATGTGCCCACCATTTGCAAGCAGTTGCTGGGCACCGACTGCGCGCGCATGACCGGACCTGCGAACCTCGGCAATCCGGCGGTTAAACCATATCCCTACGACCCTGAGGGCGCGGAAAAACTCCTCGACGAGGCGGGCTACAAACGCGGTCCGGACGGGGTGCGCTTCACTGCGGTGATGCAAGGGCCGACCGGACGCTTTTTGAATGATGCGCAGGTGCAGCAGGCGGTCGCGCAATACCTGTCGGACATCGGCGTTGCCACGACGAACGAACTGGCACCGATGAACATCTTTGGGACCAGTGCGCGCGAGCACACGGCAGGTCCGCTCTATTTCATCGGCCAAGGAGGTTCGACCTACAGCCCCATCTATGACATGTCGCTGTTTTCGTCATGCGACGCGCCGGTGAATAATGGCATGTGGTGCAACGAGGAATGGACCAAGCGCTGGGAGGCGCTGAAAGGCATTCGCGATCCGGCTGACGAGCGCAAGGCGGTGGACGAGATGCTGGCGATCTTTGCCGACGATGCGCCGTGGATCTTTCTTTACTTCCAGCCCGATTTCTACGGCGTCTCCAATCGCATCGACTGGACGCCCCGCCGCGACGAGTCGATCGACGCTACCACCGCGCGGCTCAAGGGCTGA
- a CDS encoding RidA family protein, with amino-acid sequence MTGIRLFSPSGVHPVAGYHHAAIAGGMLIVAGQVARDPQGNWVGAGDAGAQAAQVYRNIGLILAEAGAGPDNVVKITTIMIDRADGPAITAARRAFFGEHRPPHTGFIVNGLGSPEVRVEVEVVAWLGDG; translated from the coding sequence GTGACCGGGATCCGTCTCTTCAGCCCGTCCGGGGTGCATCCGGTAGCCGGCTATCACCACGCGGCAATCGCCGGCGGCATGCTGATCGTCGCCGGTCAGGTGGCGCGAGACCCGCAAGGGAACTGGGTGGGGGCCGGCGATGCCGGTGCGCAGGCTGCGCAGGTCTATCGCAACATCGGGTTGATCCTGGCCGAAGCAGGCGCCGGCCCGGATAACGTGGTCAAGATCACCACCATCATGATTGACCGTGCCGACGGGCCAGCGATCACCGCCGCGCGCCGCGCCTTCTTTGGCGAGCATCGCCCGCCACACACCGGATTCATCGTCAACGGGCTGGGCTCGCCAGAAGTGCGCGTCGAGGTCGAGGTTGTCGCCTGGCTCGGCGACGGCTGA
- a CDS encoding M20/M25/M40 family metallo-hydrolase, whose protein sequence is MSMQEIYDWIDAHADECIADLQTLVRQPSVSAQDIGLRDCAELLQDMMHRDGLPADLYETDGGPPIVFGEVRVEGPAQTLLCYSHYDVQPPEPLEAWSHGGPWSAAIVDGVLYGRGATDNKSGVLAFNKAAKAFLQVRGKIPCNLKLFIEGEEEIGSVHLSDWAQRNAVLLEADGMHCLDGSLEVGTEAPDVSLGLKSILSVELVARGAKSDVHSLNFPLVPSPVWDLVWALNTILDRDRRILIDGWEEGIWQLGPDDEQQLRDKAARVDTAAMREEWGIDSFALGRDGIDAIRARTYEPTANIQGIVAGYTGRGTKTIVPNEARVRMDFRLIPNMQPDAALAKLKAHLVAHGFGHIEVNAHEGREPPYKISVREDISQAIIAAATEVYGELPVVNGVSAEGAILRHVWIPCVLTGFANPDANLHAPDENIVIEKYIKGIKYAAAIMHHFSLVGDGAEGRARP, encoded by the coding sequence ATGTCCATGCAGGAAATCTATGACTGGATCGACGCACATGCCGATGAATGCATTGCCGATCTGCAGACGCTGGTGCGCCAGCCCTCCGTCTCGGCGCAGGATATAGGGCTGCGCGACTGTGCGGAGTTGCTGCAGGACATGATGCACCGCGACGGGCTGCCCGCGGATCTGTACGAGACCGACGGCGGGCCGCCCATTGTCTTTGGCGAAGTGCGCGTCGAAGGACCGGCACAGACGCTGCTGTGTTATTCCCATTACGACGTGCAACCGCCCGAGCCTCTGGAAGCGTGGAGCCATGGGGGCCCATGGTCGGCCGCCATCGTGGACGGTGTTCTTTATGGCCGCGGAGCGACGGATAACAAGTCGGGTGTGCTGGCGTTCAACAAGGCGGCCAAGGCCTTCCTGCAGGTCAGGGGCAAGATACCCTGCAACCTCAAGCTCTTCATCGAGGGCGAGGAGGAGATTGGCAGCGTCCACCTGTCAGATTGGGCCCAGCGCAACGCGGTCCTTCTGGAGGCGGACGGAATGCACTGCCTCGACGGATCGCTCGAGGTGGGAACCGAGGCGCCGGACGTTTCGCTTGGGCTCAAGTCCATCCTGTCCGTCGAACTGGTGGCGCGGGGCGCGAAAAGCGATGTGCATTCGCTGAACTTTCCGTTGGTCCCTTCGCCAGTCTGGGATCTGGTGTGGGCGCTGAACACGATCCTCGACCGCGACCGTCGCATCCTGATCGACGGGTGGGAGGAGGGAATCTGGCAACTGGGCCCGGATGACGAGCAGCAGTTGCGCGACAAGGCGGCACGTGTCGACACCGCCGCCATGCGGGAAGAGTGGGGCATCGACAGCTTTGCCCTCGGCCGCGACGGGATCGACGCAATCCGGGCCCGAACCTATGAGCCGACGGCCAACATCCAGGGTATCGTCGCGGGCTATACCGGCCGCGGCACCAAGACAATCGTGCCGAACGAGGCGCGCGTGCGCATGGATTTCCGCCTGATCCCCAACATGCAGCCCGACGCAGCACTGGCCAAGCTGAAGGCGCATCTCGTTGCGCACGGCTTTGGCCATATCGAGGTCAACGCCCATGAGGGCCGCGAGCCGCCCTACAAGATCAGCGTGCGCGAGGACATCAGCCAGGCCATCATCGCCGCCGCGACCGAGGTTTATGGTGAATTGCCGGTGGTCAATGGCGTCTCGGCCGAGGGAGCGATCCTGCGACACGTCTGGATTCCCTGCGTGCTGACCGGTTTCGCCAATCCTGACGCCAATCTGCATGCGCCCGACGAGAACATCGTCATCGAAAAATACATCAAGGGGATCAAGTACGCGGCCGCGATCATGCACCATTTCAGCCTCGTCGGCGACGGTGCGGAGGGCAGGGCGCGGCCGTGA
- a CDS encoding SDR family oxidoreductase, which produces MPETVLVTGAAQGLGAAIARHMAARGDRMLLIDRDAVGLAATASACPGALTATADLSDAEDTARAIASLPCEEVGTLIHNAAILRVEPIERVSLSTFRATLDVGIQAAFQLTQAVWPGMAARGGGALVFVSSRSGIEGFANETAYCAAKHALEGFSKCLAMEGEASGIVSYTITPGMLMHTPMSETTYDAEARAAWVDPIRLAPAFTWLSDRRPREFSGQRLSAWDLSQREAA; this is translated from the coding sequence ATGCCTGAGACCGTTCTGGTAACCGGCGCGGCGCAGGGCCTCGGCGCCGCCATAGCCCGCCACATGGCCGCACGCGGCGACCGGATGCTGCTGATCGATCGGGACGCGGTGGGGCTGGCCGCGACCGCCTCGGCCTGTCCGGGCGCGCTGACCGCGACGGCTGACCTGTCAGATGCCGAGGACACCGCTCGGGCGATCGCAAGCTTGCCCTGCGAGGAGGTCGGCACGTTGATCCACAATGCCGCCATCCTGCGGGTCGAGCCGATCGAACGGGTCAGCCTTTCCACCTTCCGCGCGACGCTGGACGTGGGCATCCAGGCTGCATTCCAGCTGACTCAGGCCGTCTGGCCCGGCATGGCGGCGCGCGGCGGCGGTGCCCTCGTCTTCGTCTCCTCACGCTCGGGGATCGAGGGCTTCGCCAATGAGACCGCCTATTGCGCGGCAAAGCACGCGCTGGAAGGGTTTTCGAAATGCCTGGCGATGGAAGGCGAGGCATCGGGCATCGTCTCTTACACCATCACGCCAGGCATGTTGATGCACACCCCCATGTCCGAGACGACTTATGATGCCGAGGCGCGGGCGGCATGGGTGGACCCGATCCGCCTCGCGCCCGCCTTTACCTGGCTTTCGGACAGGCGGCCACGCGAATTCTCCGGGCAGCGGCTGAGCGCCTGGGACCTCTCGCAAAGGGAAGCCGCCTGA
- a CDS encoding Gfo/Idh/MocA family protein — protein MKVGIIGASFARDAYLPALAHVPGAEVVAIASGREESARAAADAFGIPHATADWRQMLADHAFDLVCIATPTVLHAPQALAALEAGAHVLCEKPTAMDAVEAGQMLEAAKRANRLNMIDHELRFNPNRQRVAEMIAAGELGEIRHVNIANISSGWADPASRPAGDWWSDAAQGGGRLGANGSHQVDMLRWWLGEVAWVTGAAPIMVPERRDKATGAPWTATADDVAWFTLEMQSGAVAQLFLSGVAAHNVGNSTHVFGSRGTIRLDNADETLWFAPAGGEFRDITVKDPNAGLPGLNKGVWNVSVVSALREMAAAITEGRPLARGATFADGLANQKVLDAVRLSGRERRWVRPEDIDA, from the coding sequence ATGAAAGTCGGTATCATCGGGGCCAGCTTTGCCCGTGACGCCTATTTGCCGGCACTGGCGCATGTGCCTGGGGCCGAGGTTGTCGCTATCGCGTCCGGCCGCGAGGAAAGCGCGCGCGCCGCAGCCGACGCCTTTGGCATCCCCCATGCGACGGCGGACTGGCGCCAGATGCTGGCAGACCACGCGTTCGACCTTGTCTGCATCGCGACGCCCACCGTGCTGCACGCGCCGCAGGCGTTGGCCGCGCTTGAGGCCGGGGCCCATGTGCTGTGCGAAAAGCCCACAGCGATGGACGCGGTCGAAGCGGGCCAGATGCTCGAGGCTGCCAAACGCGCCAACCGGCTGAACATGATCGACCACGAATTGCGCTTTAACCCCAACCGCCAGCGTGTGGCCGAAATGATCGCCGCGGGCGAGTTGGGCGAAATCCGTCATGTCAACATCGCCAACATCTCGAGTGGTTGGGCAGATCCCGCGAGCCGTCCTGCTGGCGACTGGTGGAGCGATGCAGCCCAAGGCGGCGGCCGGCTAGGCGCGAACGGCAGCCACCAGGTGGACATGCTCCGCTGGTGGTTGGGCGAGGTCGCCTGGGTGACAGGTGCCGCGCCCATCATGGTCCCCGAGCGCCGAGACAAGGCAACCGGCGCCCCCTGGACGGCCACCGCGGACGATGTGGCGTGGTTCACGCTTGAAATGCAGTCCGGCGCGGTCGCGCAGCTCTTCCTCTCGGGCGTTGCTGCCCACAATGTAGGCAACAGCACACATGTCTTTGGCTCTCGCGGCACGATCCGCCTCGACAATGCCGACGAGACGCTGTGGTTCGCGCCGGCGGGGGGCGAGTTCCGCGACATTACCGTCAAGGATCCCAATGCGGGGCTGCCGGGTCTGAACAAGGGGGTATGGAACGTCTCGGTCGTCTCGGCTCTGCGGGAAATGGCTGCGGCGATCACTGAAGGGCGCCCCCTTGCACGCGGGGCGACTTTTGCGGACGGCCTCGCCAATCAGAAGGTGCTGGACGCTGTGCGCCTGTCGGGCCGCGAGCGTCGCTGGGTGCGCCCGGAGGACATCGATGCCTGA